A stretch of the Snodgrassella alvi genome encodes the following:
- a CDS encoding peptidylprolyl isomerase, producing the protein MFHIVEKYRTPAQIILGVICLSFVFAGGYTLAVPGTDYISKVGDIKIKVNDVNDFQRRIQNASGNPVSKKLVYDSLVDQAYVQQGANDMNITVPIDQIKQVIASDPSFQENGKFVEAKYRAFLQQAGMSEDALIDGMRKQYAMQSMLNLMKAGNVVSDAQAKQMVNLLQAAREVQTLTFPAANFTHQVVVDDSKLKAYYEANKKKYYLPQAVKYEYVQLSAMELGAKESVSEAEIQEAYNQIPTTASAPKPALENVRTQLTQEIQARKGAAVVAKLKENVSDLAFNNPKTLQPIKDKLGLTIHKIDQVWLTRDMANNSGMPKALQDALFGNDVLVKRYNSEPIDIGNGNYWVVRAIDVRKEHQASFTEIKAQVQQDYVAAESKKLALAAAKQALNNVSTNVNASLSWSQTADLTPQQAVAMMSKTDFQSWIKAKPVSGKPAYILLSDQQNPVLVKVNAIKQPQDMENVLPQAKQVISQNLAQNLATSNLAWLKSRYKLKQGAQKLDTADEQ; encoded by the coding sequence ATGTTCCACATTGTAGAAAAATATAGAACACCGGCTCAGATTATTCTCGGTGTGATTTGCTTGAGTTTTGTATTTGCCGGTGGTTACACACTCGCTGTTCCCGGTACAGATTACATCAGCAAAGTTGGCGACATTAAAATCAAAGTAAATGATGTTAATGATTTTCAGCGACGAATACAAAATGCTTCCGGGAATCCGGTAAGCAAAAAGCTGGTATATGATTCACTGGTGGATCAGGCATATGTGCAGCAGGGTGCAAATGATATGAATATCACTGTACCTATAGATCAGATAAAGCAGGTTATTGCATCTGATCCCAGTTTTCAGGAAAACGGAAAATTTGTAGAAGCCAAATATCGCGCTTTCCTGCAACAAGCAGGTATGTCTGAAGATGCGCTTATTGACGGTATGCGTAAACAATATGCCATGCAATCCATGCTTAATTTGATGAAAGCGGGAAATGTGGTCAGCGATGCTCAGGCCAAACAAATGGTAAATCTGTTACAGGCTGCTCGTGAAGTACAGACATTGACATTTCCTGCCGCTAATTTCACTCATCAGGTAGTAGTAGACGACAGCAAACTGAAAGCTTATTACGAAGCGAATAAGAAAAAATATTATTTGCCGCAGGCTGTCAAATATGAATATGTCCAGTTGTCTGCCATGGAACTTGGTGCTAAAGAAAGCGTGAGTGAAGCAGAGATACAGGAAGCCTATAATCAAATTCCGACTACGGCCTCAGCACCCAAACCGGCACTAGAGAACGTCCGTACGCAGCTAACACAGGAAATTCAAGCCCGTAAGGGTGCGGCTGTGGTAGCTAAATTAAAAGAAAATGTTAGTGACTTGGCTTTTAATAATCCGAAAACCTTGCAACCGATAAAAGATAAGCTAGGTTTAACGATTCATAAAATAGATCAGGTGTGGCTCACTCGAGACATGGCTAATAATAGTGGCATGCCCAAGGCGTTACAGGATGCATTATTTGGCAACGATGTTCTGGTTAAACGCTACAACTCTGAACCAATTGATATAGGCAATGGCAACTACTGGGTAGTTCGTGCTATCGATGTGCGTAAAGAACACCAGGCATCCTTTACGGAAATCAAAGCACAAGTTCAACAAGATTATGTGGCCGCAGAAAGCAAAAAATTGGCTTTAGCAGCAGCAAAGCAAGCTTTAAACAACGTTAGTACAAACGTCAATGCCAGTTTGAGCTGGTCGCAAACAGCTGATTTAACGCCGCAGCAGGCTGTAGCCATGATGTCTAAAACTGATTTTCAGAGCTGGATTAAAGCCAAACCTGTTAGTGGCAAACCTGCATACATTCTTTTGAGTGATCAGCAAAATCCAGTACTGGTAAAAGTTAATGCCATAAAACAACCACAGGATATGGAGAATGTTCTGCCGCAGGCAAAACAGGTAATCAGTCAGAATTTGGCACAGAATCTGGCCACCAGTAATTTGGCCTGGTTAAAGAGTCGTTATAAACTAAAACAAGGGGCACAAAAGCTGGATACAGCTGACGAGCAGTAA
- the ettA gene encoding energy-dependent translational throttle protein EttA: MSQYVYSMLRVSKTVPPQKQIIKDISLSFFPGAKIGLLGLNGAGKSTVLKIMAGVDTEFEGEAIPMSGIKIGYLPQEPQLDAKKTVREEVESGLGDVATAQKKLEEVYAAYAEPDADFDALAEEQARLEAIISAGAGDNIEHQLEIAADALRLPEWDALIGNLSGGEKRRVALCKLLLSKPDMLLLDEPTNHLDAESVEWLEQFLVRFPGTVVAVTHDRYFLDNAAEWILELDRGHGIPWKGNYSSWLEQKEARLEHEAKAEAARIKAMKHELEWVRQNARGRQAKSKARLARFEEMSNYEYQKRNETQEIFIPVAERLGNEVIEFEHVSKSFGDKLLIDDLSFKIPPGAIVGIIGPNGAGKSTLFKMITGQEQPDQGQVKIGQTVKLSVVDQSRHGLHEDKTVFDEIAEGRDILQVGQFEIPARAYLGRFNFKGSDQSKIVGKLSGGERGRLHLAKTLISGGNVLLLDEPSNDLDVETLRALEDALLEFAGCVLVVSHDRWFLDRIATHILAAEGDSKWVFFDGNYQEYEADKKRRLGEEGAKPKRIRYKPVTR; the protein is encoded by the coding sequence ATGAGCCAATATGTGTACTCCATGCTGCGCGTAAGTAAAACCGTGCCGCCACAGAAACAAATTATCAAAGACATTTCCTTGTCGTTTTTTCCAGGCGCCAAAATTGGCCTGCTGGGTCTGAACGGTGCAGGTAAATCCACTGTACTGAAAATCATGGCCGGTGTAGACACCGAATTTGAAGGCGAAGCCATTCCAATGAGTGGCATTAAAATCGGCTATTTACCACAAGAACCCCAACTGGACGCTAAAAAAACTGTTAGGGAAGAAGTTGAATCCGGATTGGGCGATGTGGCTACCGCGCAAAAGAAACTGGAAGAAGTTTATGCTGCCTACGCCGAACCGGACGCAGATTTTGATGCGCTGGCTGAGGAACAGGCTCGTTTGGAGGCCATCATTTCAGCAGGAGCCGGTGACAATATAGAGCATCAGCTGGAAATTGCTGCAGACGCTTTACGGCTGCCGGAATGGGATGCCCTTATCGGCAATCTCTCTGGCGGTGAAAAACGCCGTGTGGCTTTGTGCAAACTGCTATTGAGTAAACCAGACATGCTTTTGCTTGACGAACCTACCAACCATCTGGACGCCGAATCGGTAGAATGGCTGGAACAATTTCTGGTTCGTTTTCCTGGTACTGTAGTAGCAGTAACGCACGACCGTTATTTTTTGGACAATGCTGCTGAATGGATTCTGGAATTAGACCGCGGTCACGGCATTCCATGGAAAGGTAACTACAGCTCATGGCTGGAGCAAAAAGAAGCCAGACTGGAACACGAAGCCAAAGCCGAAGCAGCGCGAATTAAAGCTATGAAACATGAGCTTGAATGGGTGCGACAAAACGCCCGTGGGCGTCAGGCCAAGTCCAAAGCTCGATTGGCACGCTTCGAAGAAATGAGTAACTACGAATATCAAAAACGCAATGAAACGCAGGAAATCTTTATTCCTGTAGCAGAGCGTCTGGGAAATGAAGTTATCGAATTCGAACACGTCAGCAAAAGTTTTGGCGACAAATTACTAATTGATGATTTGAGTTTCAAAATCCCGCCGGGAGCCATTGTCGGCATCATTGGACCGAATGGAGCTGGTAAGTCCACTTTATTCAAAATGATTACCGGACAGGAACAACCAGATCAGGGACAAGTGAAGATTGGTCAGACTGTTAAACTTTCTGTTGTAGATCAGAGCCGGCATGGCCTGCATGAAGATAAAACCGTTTTTGACGAAATTGCCGAAGGCAGGGATATTTTACAGGTAGGACAATTTGAAATACCGGCACGAGCCTATCTAGGAAGGTTTAACTTTAAAGGGAGTGACCAGAGCAAAATCGTCGGCAAACTCTCCGGTGGTGAGCGCGGTCGGCTGCATCTGGCCAAAACTCTAATTTCTGGCGGCAATGTGCTTTTGCTGGATGAACCCTCCAATGATTTGGATGTAGAAACCCTGCGCGCGCTCGAAGATGCTTTATTAGAATTTGCTGGCTGTGTACTAGTGGTATCCCACGATCGTTGGTTCCTCGACCGTATTGCCACCCATATATTAGCGGCAGAAGGCGATTCGAAATGGGTCTTCTTCGATGGTAATTATCAAGAATATGAAGCAGATAAAAAACGCCGTCTGGGTGAGGAGGGGGCCAAACCCAAACGTATCCGTTATAAACCGGTTACCCGCTAA
- a CDS encoding YdgA family protein: MNKRILTIIAAIVAVILLVVLALPCYLGVKTQQSMDEQRDLLAKSSFLIIDKQSYQRGWFTSTETMQIRFKPSFFAGIQQQLPDNVRTVLQQPITVVNHVRHGLFAGSIRPVRAHVETELRFTPQAQQILARFFGQEAPVKLENTINLSGSGQMHVVIPKFNYEELSGIKINWQGLDSTIDYAEDFNSYDSHTVSPGLDMILSTKGRASYQDLQFTSHTEHGKTTLALGNSDLSIKEITFIWNDTADNNIRLDQLVNLVTNLQIGAFISPAGNNMPTKINIQNLKLSTSTKEQDQWINSQGKFGFERMQYGNDVYGPLDIDAAAEHLDAASLVAINNKITQLSTQNLNNDQLRAAIVSAVRNEGLGLFTHDPLIKLNTFKLQMPQGLIDIHGNLGFKNLLASDMQQLSTMLNKTESEMDFAIPQAIMENFAISQARALFTVDASAGGAEALEDIDQTIRLMIDSAIKSMQAKGYIQVSNGIVKTHLKLINGKVYLNGKMWNIEPEPETEPDYAELPAASAVAASTSH; encoded by the coding sequence ATGAATAAACGGATTTTAACCATTATTGCCGCCATCGTGGCTGTTATATTGCTTGTTGTACTCGCTTTACCTTGCTATTTAGGGGTAAAAACGCAGCAAAGCATGGATGAACAACGCGATTTACTGGCTAAAAGCTCTTTTTTAATTATTGATAAACAAAGCTATCAGCGTGGATGGTTTACCTCTACTGAAACCATGCAGATTCGCTTTAAACCAAGCTTTTTTGCTGGTATTCAGCAACAGCTTCCTGATAATGTGCGTACCGTGTTACAACAGCCTATTACTGTTGTTAATCATGTACGGCATGGTTTATTTGCCGGCAGCATCCGGCCGGTACGAGCACATGTGGAAACAGAATTGCGCTTTACCCCGCAGGCACAGCAGATTCTGGCTCGTTTTTTCGGGCAGGAAGCACCGGTCAAACTTGAAAATACCATTAATCTGAGCGGCAGCGGGCAGATGCATGTAGTGATACCTAAATTCAATTATGAAGAATTGTCAGGTATTAAAATAAATTGGCAGGGCTTGGATTCTACTATTGATTACGCTGAAGATTTCAATAGTTATGACAGCCATACAGTCAGCCCTGGTCTGGACATGATTCTGTCGACCAAAGGCCGTGCTTCTTATCAGGATTTGCAGTTCACCAGTCATACTGAGCATGGAAAGACAACTCTGGCTCTTGGAAACAGTGACCTTAGCATAAAAGAAATTACTTTTATTTGGAATGATACCGCTGACAACAACATCCGTCTGGATCAGCTGGTTAATCTGGTTACTAATCTGCAAATAGGTGCCTTTATCAGTCCGGCCGGCAATAATATGCCCACCAAAATCAATATTCAGAATTTGAAACTTTCTACATCCACCAAAGAGCAGGATCAATGGATTAATAGTCAGGGTAAATTCGGCTTTGAAAGAATGCAGTACGGCAATGATGTCTATGGTCCTCTGGATATTGATGCAGCCGCAGAACATTTGGATGCAGCCAGTCTGGTAGCCATCAATAACAAAATTACTCAGCTATCTACCCAAAACCTGAATAATGATCAGCTACGCGCAGCCATTGTTTCTGCCGTACGAAACGAAGGATTGGGTTTGTTTACGCATGATCCTTTAATCAAACTCAATACGTTTAAACTGCAAATGCCACAGGGATTGATTGATATTCATGGTAATCTTGGTTTTAAAAATCTGCTTGCCTCTGATATGCAGCAACTGAGCACCATGCTGAATAAAACTGAATCCGAAATGGATTTCGCCATACCGCAGGCAATAATGGAAAATTTTGCCATTAGTCAGGCTAGAGCTTTGTTTACTGTTGATGCCAGTGCTGGCGGTGCAGAAGCGCTAGAGGATATCGACCAGACCATACGTCTGATGATTGATAGTGCAATTAAATCCATGCAGGCAAAAGGCTACATTCAGGTGAGCAACGGTATTGTGAAAACCCATCTGAAATTAATCAATGGCAAAGTTTACTTAAACGGCAAAATGTGGAATATAGAGCCGGAGCCAGAAACCGAACCTGATTATGCTGAACTGCCAGCTGCATCTGCAGTAGCCGCTAGTACAAGCCATTAG
- a CDS encoding DedA family protein, which translates to MISALIDFILHIDQHLQFIVSQYGVWIYVILFALIFCETGLVVTPFLPGDSLLFAAGGIAAVGEMNIHCMVVLLLLAAIIGDAVNFYVGQKFGAHLFANPQSRIFKQIYLHKTQEFYAKHGGKTIIIARFVPIVRTFAPFVAGMGHMHYGHFFRYNCIGAILWVVLFSYAGYFFGNLPFIKENLSLALIIIIAISLLPAIIEIMRHKLGKGTNK; encoded by the coding sequence ATTATCTCTGCTCTGATTGATTTTATTTTACATATTGACCAGCACCTGCAATTTATTGTCTCTCAATATGGTGTCTGGATTTATGTGATTCTGTTTGCGTTGATATTTTGTGAGACGGGGTTGGTGGTTACCCCTTTTCTACCTGGTGATTCATTGTTGTTTGCTGCTGGTGGTATTGCTGCCGTCGGGGAAATGAATATTCATTGTATGGTAGTGTTATTACTGCTGGCAGCTATTATTGGCGACGCAGTTAATTTTTATGTGGGTCAGAAATTCGGTGCACATCTGTTTGCCAATCCACAGTCGCGGATATTTAAGCAGATTTATTTGCACAAAACTCAGGAGTTTTATGCAAAACATGGTGGAAAGACCATAATTATTGCTCGTTTTGTCCCGATTGTGCGCACTTTTGCCCCCTTTGTAGCCGGTATGGGGCACATGCATTACGGTCATTTTTTTCGCTATAACTGTATTGGTGCTATTCTCTGGGTGGTACTCTTTTCATATGCAGGCTATTTTTTTGGCAATCTGCCGTTCATCAAAGAGAATCTATCTTTGGCCCTGATAATCATTATTGCTATCTCACTGCTACCGGCAATTATTGAAATCATGCGCCATAAGCTGGGCAAAGGCACAAACAAATAA
- the lon gene encoding endopeptidase La produces MAMLPLRDVVVYPHMVLPLFVGREKSIAALDAAVEHDEPVFLLAQKNADTDEPHAEDMYAMGTVANILQVLKLPDGTVKVLVEGLYRAQVQYIDESGPYAEAHIEKCADINTDSHDDEALRRTLLSQFDQLAKLNKKIPAEVVTTIHGIEDLSRLADTIAAHLQLKLDQRQQILSMINVTARLEHLLHLLESELDILQVEKRIRGRVKRQMEKSQREYYLNEQVKAIQKELGEEDDDLVNLETQIRDAGMSKEAEEKCLSEFKKLRMMPPMSAESTVVRNYIDTLLELPWKKKSKVSKDIAKADLILNADHYGLEKVKERILEYLAVQKRMNQLKGPILCLVGPPGVGKTSLGESIAKATGRKYVRMALGGVHDESEIRGHRRTYIGSMPGKILQNMAKAGVKNPLFLLDEIDKLGNDFRGDPASALLEVLDPEQNHSFSDHYAEVEFDLSDVMFIATSNSLNIPSPLLDRMEIIRLSGYTEDEKINIAMKYLVAKQIKQNGVREGEISIEESAVRDIIRYYTREAGVRSLDREIAKICRKVVMKQAVAEEKLSAGKAKKTKTKPEAIVINADNLHDYLGVRRFDYGVAENENRVGQVTGLAWTEVGGELLTIEASKFRGKGNILRTGKLGDVMQESVSAAWSVVRSRAESLGIEPDFYEKNDIHVHVPEGATPKDGPSAGSAITLALVSAFTGIPVRADVAMTGEITLRGEILPIGGLKEKLLAALRGGIKHVLIPKDNVKDLEEIPANICEKLTIHPVQWIDEVLNLGLAYPPTPWTSVPEEGVIAKSAAKSTTKTVKH; encoded by the coding sequence ATGGCAATGTTGCCCCTACGCGACGTTGTTGTTTACCCGCACATGGTACTGCCCCTTTTTGTCGGGCGCGAAAAATCCATAGCAGCGTTGGATGCTGCTGTGGAGCATGACGAGCCCGTATTCTTACTGGCACAGAAAAATGCCGATACAGATGAACCACATGCAGAAGATATGTATGCAATGGGTACTGTAGCCAACATTCTGCAAGTACTCAAACTACCAGATGGCACAGTTAAAGTGCTGGTAGAAGGTCTGTATCGTGCACAAGTACAGTATATTGATGAAAGCGGCCCTTACGCCGAAGCGCACATAGAAAAATGTGCCGACATCAATACCGATTCTCATGATGATGAAGCATTACGCCGTACATTGCTTTCCCAGTTTGACCAACTGGCAAAGTTAAACAAAAAAATTCCTGCTGAGGTAGTGACTACCATTCATGGGATTGAAGATTTAAGTAGACTTGCTGATACTATTGCCGCCCATTTGCAACTTAAACTAGATCAGCGTCAGCAAATATTGTCTATGATAAATGTTACAGCAAGACTGGAACATTTATTGCATCTGCTTGAATCAGAACTGGACATCCTTCAGGTAGAAAAACGTATTCGAGGCCGCGTCAAACGGCAGATGGAAAAATCTCAGCGGGAATACTATCTGAATGAACAGGTAAAAGCGATTCAGAAAGAGCTGGGTGAAGAAGATGATGATCTGGTTAATCTGGAAACTCAAATTCGTGACGCTGGCATGAGCAAAGAAGCTGAAGAAAAATGTCTTTCTGAATTCAAAAAATTACGCATGATGCCACCAATGTCAGCAGAGTCTACCGTAGTTCGCAACTACATTGACACTCTGCTAGAGCTTCCGTGGAAGAAAAAATCTAAAGTAAGCAAGGACATTGCCAAAGCAGACCTAATTCTGAATGCAGATCACTACGGATTAGAAAAGGTCAAAGAGCGTATTCTGGAATACCTTGCCGTACAGAAACGCATGAATCAGCTTAAAGGTCCTATTTTGTGTCTCGTAGGACCACCGGGTGTAGGTAAAACCTCACTGGGCGAATCCATAGCTAAGGCTACAGGACGAAAATATGTACGCATGGCATTAGGCGGTGTGCACGATGAAAGTGAAATCCGTGGCCACCGGCGCACTTATATTGGTTCCATGCCTGGTAAAATTCTGCAAAACATGGCCAAAGCCGGCGTGAAAAACCCACTGTTTTTGTTGGATGAAATTGATAAATTAGGTAATGATTTTCGTGGTGATCCAGCCAGTGCTTTACTGGAAGTGCTGGATCCTGAACAAAACCATTCATTTTCTGACCACTATGCAGAAGTAGAATTTGATTTGTCGGATGTAATGTTTATTGCCACATCCAACAGTCTTAACATCCCTTCTCCTTTGCTTGATCGCATGGAAATTATTCGTCTTTCTGGCTATACCGAAGACGAAAAAATCAATATTGCCATGAAATATTTAGTGGCTAAGCAAATCAAACAAAACGGTGTACGAGAAGGCGAAATCAGCATCGAAGAATCTGCAGTACGCGATATTATCCGCTATTACACTCGTGAAGCCGGTGTTCGCTCTTTAGATCGAGAAATAGCCAAAATTTGCCGTAAAGTAGTGATGAAACAGGCTGTTGCAGAAGAAAAACTTAGTGCCGGTAAAGCTAAAAAAACCAAAACCAAGCCTGAAGCAATCGTAATTAATGCTGATAATTTGCATGATTATCTGGGTGTTCGCCGCTTTGATTATGGCGTTGCAGAAAATGAAAACCGTGTTGGTCAGGTCACTGGGCTGGCTTGGACTGAAGTCGGTGGTGAGCTTTTAACCATTGAGGCAAGCAAATTTCGTGGTAAAGGCAATATTTTGCGCACCGGTAAGCTTGGTGATGTTATGCAAGAATCTGTTAGTGCTGCATGGAGCGTGGTACGTTCCCGGGCTGAAAGCTTAGGCATTGAACCTGATTTTTATGAGAAAAATGATATTCATGTTCATGTACCCGAAGGAGCGACACCTAAAGATGGACCCAGTGCTGGCAGCGCCATCACACTGGCTTTGGTTTCTGCGTTTACCGGTATTCCGGTACGTGCAGATGTGGCAATGACTGGTGAAATCACTTTGCGCGGCGAAATATTGCCTATTGGCGGTCTTAAAGAAAAGCTGTTGGCTGCATTACGAGGTGGTATCAAACATGTGTTGATTCCAAAAGACAATGTCAAAGATTTGGAAGAAATTCCTGCCAACATCTGCGAAAAACTCACTATTCACCCGGTACAGTGGATTGATGAAGTGCTCAATCTCGGTCTGGCTTATCCGCCTACTCCATGGACAAGCGTGCCTGAAGAGGGAGTAATAGCTAAATCTGCGGCCAAGTCAACTACTAAAACCGTAAAACATTGA
- a CDS encoding HU family DNA-binding protein, translating into MNKSELIEAIAQEADLSKASAAKALDGMISAVTRTLKSGDTVTLVGFGTFYVGERAARAGRNPKTGEPLEIKAAKTPKFRAGKALKDAL; encoded by the coding sequence GTGAATAAGTCTGAATTGATTGAAGCCATTGCCCAAGAGGCTGATTTATCTAAAGCTTCTGCCGCCAAGGCTCTGGACGGTATGATCAGTGCTGTTACCCGCACTTTGAAAAGTGGCGACACAGTTACGCTGGTAGGTTTCGGTACTTTTTATGTTGGTGAGCGTGCAGCCCGTGCTGGACGTAATCCTAAAACAGGTGAACCGTTAGAAATCAAAGCAGCTAAAACGCCTAAGTTCCGTGCCGGTAAAGCACTGAAAGATGCTCTGTAA
- the mutL gene encoding DNA mismatch repair endonuclease MutL: MSQIHLLSDHLINQIAAGEVIERPANALKEIIENSLDAGASHIDIKLEAGGIKRLCVTDDGQGMSESDIPLALHRHATSKIGSLEDLEKVMSMGFRGEGLASIASVSRLTLTSRTADANHATQIYAEDGRLSPIKAAAHAAGTTVEAVELFFNTPARRQFLKSAGTEFAHCRTMVERLAMAHPDVAFDLQHNGKDIISLPAQSLFERCTAIMGTDFAAASLNVDESMNTMRVYGLIGKPTFMQGKSSQQYIFVNQRFVRDKIILHAVKQAYNDVLHQALTPAFVLFLSLPPTEVDANVHPTKSEVRFRQSQAVHQLIFHALNKCLAATNAAQTESVSQPATVLADIMQKQPADVQQLFATSENKSNLQKTPAPYQRSHTPLQRNLSLRESQAALNTYAQLYKQEPSTTDNSKAANFESEADSELVMWEQARGVATASTTQQTVINDTDIPPLGYAIAQLLDIYILAQAEEALILVDMHATAERVNYEKMKQQRDATGKVSSQTLLIPVRFQASNEEVATAEDYSLTLREYGLDIQIENNQQLVVHSVPAMLIKSDIQRLVQQVLADMITIGSSDVVKERENRILSTLACHGSVRAGRRLTLPEMNALLRDMEKTERANQCNHGRPTWVKLRLQDLDALFLRGQ; the protein is encoded by the coding sequence ATGAGCCAGATACATCTGTTATCAGATCATTTAATCAACCAGATAGCTGCCGGTGAGGTAATTGAACGTCCGGCCAATGCGCTAAAAGAGATTATTGAAAACAGTCTCGATGCTGGTGCTAGCCATATTGATATAAAACTGGAAGCTGGTGGTATCAAACGTTTGTGTGTGACAGATGATGGACAAGGCATGAGTGAATCCGATATACCGCTTGCTCTGCATCGCCATGCCACGAGTAAAATCGGCAGTTTGGAAGATTTGGAAAAAGTTATGAGCATGGGTTTTCGCGGTGAAGGTCTGGCCAGCATCGCTTCTGTAAGCCGTCTGACCTTAACCAGTCGCACTGCTGATGCCAACCATGCCACGCAGATATACGCAGAAGATGGCCGGCTCAGCCCTATCAAAGCTGCTGCTCATGCGGCTGGTACTACAGTAGAAGCAGTGGAACTCTTTTTCAATACTCCGGCCAGACGACAATTTCTCAAATCTGCAGGTACCGAATTTGCCCATTGCCGTACTATGGTTGAGCGTCTGGCGATGGCACATCCTGATGTGGCTTTTGATTTGCAGCATAATGGCAAAGATATTATTAGTCTGCCCGCTCAATCGCTGTTTGAGCGCTGTACCGCTATTATGGGTACAGATTTTGCGGCTGCCAGTCTAAATGTGGACGAAAGCATGAATACTATGCGTGTGTATGGGCTGATTGGCAAACCGACCTTTATGCAGGGAAAATCCAGTCAGCAATATATATTTGTTAATCAGCGCTTTGTACGTGACAAAATCATCTTACATGCTGTGAAACAAGCTTATAACGATGTTTTGCATCAGGCGCTTACACCGGCATTCGTGCTTTTTTTAAGTCTGCCACCAACAGAGGTGGATGCCAATGTGCACCCTACTAAATCGGAAGTACGCTTCCGGCAGAGTCAGGCCGTACATCAGCTTATTTTCCATGCTCTGAATAAATGTCTGGCAGCAACAAATGCCGCTCAAACCGAATCAGTTTCGCAACCAGCCACCGTACTGGCTGACATCATGCAAAAGCAACCGGCTGATGTACAGCAGCTATTTGCTACTTCTGAAAATAAAAGCAATTTACAGAAGACTCCGGCTCCTTATCAGCGTAGCCATACGCCACTGCAGCGTAACTTGAGTCTAAGAGAATCGCAAGCTGCTCTGAACACTTATGCGCAGCTATATAAACAGGAACCGTCTACGACAGACAATTCTAAAGCAGCCAATTTTGAGTCGGAAGCAGATAGTGAACTCGTAATGTGGGAACAGGCTCGAGGTGTAGCAACAGCTTCAACAACGCAGCAGACAGTGATAAATGATACGGATATTCCACCTTTGGGCTATGCTATTGCTCAGTTACTGGATATTTATATTCTGGCTCAAGCAGAAGAAGCTCTCATTTTGGTAGACATGCATGCTACTGCTGAGCGGGTGAATTATGAAAAGATGAAACAACAACGCGATGCTACAGGTAAAGTGAGTAGTCAGACCCTACTCATTCCAGTACGCTTTCAAGCGAGCAATGAAGAAGTGGCTACAGCAGAGGACTATTCTCTTACGCTGCGGGAATATGGTTTAGACATTCAGATTGAGAATAACCAGCAGCTGGTGGTGCATTCTGTTCCAGCCATGTTGATAAAAAGTGATATTCAGCGACTAGTACAGCAGGTATTGGCTGATATGATAACTATTGGCAGCAGTGATGTAGTGAAAGAACGTGAAAATCGAATTCTTTCTACTCTTGCTTGCCATGGTTCAGTTCGTGCTGGACGTAGATTAACTTTACCAGAAATGAATGCATTACTGCGGGATATGGAAAAGACTGAACGTGCTAATCAGTGCAATCATGGCCGTCCGACATGGGTAAAATTGCGCTTGCAAGATTTAGATGCTTTATTTTTACGTGGACAGTAA
- a CDS encoding TrmH family RNA methyltransferase — translation MNYKIIQSASNTELKHLSRLIAQSHYRRQHRLAVVEGIHLIQTFMQAGHSIHTMYVPQLRADDPEIVALMRELPAQQIVLVADHLLEKISDLTHSKEPIAILSLPTQIEASIDNDVVVLERVQDPGNVGTILRSALAAGVKHIVLSKDSTDVWSPKVLRAAMGAHAYLSIQTVADLDIWRADYAHPLYATALSTEARNLYTLNLTHPVGWLFGNEGSGLSAKMLHSATEHVIIPMIGQTESLNVAMAATVCLFEQQRQRLTAGGTLN, via the coding sequence ATGAACTACAAAATTATCCAGTCAGCCAGTAATACCGAACTCAAGCATCTGTCGCGGTTAATTGCACAATCACATTATCGACGTCAGCACCGGCTTGCTGTGGTGGAGGGAATACACCTGATTCAGACATTTATGCAGGCAGGTCACTCCATCCACACAATGTATGTACCGCAACTTCGTGCAGATGATCCTGAAATAGTTGCCTTAATGAGAGAGCTACCGGCACAGCAAATTGTACTAGTTGCCGACCATTTGTTAGAGAAAATCAGCGATTTAACTCACTCAAAAGAACCAATTGCCATCTTATCCCTGCCTACGCAGATTGAGGCATCTATAGATAACGATGTAGTTGTGTTAGAACGGGTACAAGATCCAGGAAATGTTGGTACGATTTTACGCAGCGCTCTTGCGGCCGGTGTTAAGCATATTGTGCTTAGTAAAGACAGTACTGACGTTTGGTCTCCAAAAGTCTTACGGGCCGCCATGGGTGCACATGCTTATCTTTCTATACAGACGGTTGCTGATTTGGATATTTGGCGTGCAGATTACGCTCATCCCTTATACGCTACCGCATTAAGCACTGAAGCCAGAAACTTGTACACACTGAATCTGACTCATCCTGTTGGCTGGCTATTTGGTAATGAAGGCAGTGGTTTAAGTGCAAAAATGCTACACAGCGCTACCGAGCATGTAATAATACCAATGATCGGACAAACAGAATCACTTAATGTTGCCATGGCTGCAACTGTCTGTTTATTTGAACAACAGCGTCAGCGACTGACGGCTGGCGGTACACTCAATTAA